From Prevotella melaninogenica, the proteins below share one genomic window:
- a CDS encoding condensin complex protein MksE: MRNNTQRIYERLIRGEFLSVDSSDNSIRHLYDDLEENFEDYADYFKEVGLQLEQGNGYFYFSRIGEGKQAIEQKLESFSKWLDYLDFLKCYNQAFSAGYQFRKGHLIEQISLDIELKEKANHLFKKYGAGSNQEIVNKLLQEMQNMGFAECVNIQDETFKITSAFRYAEEMVNMIQIANEDEIPE, translated from the coding sequence ATGCGAAATAACACTCAACGAATATATGAACGATTAATCCGCGGAGAATTCCTCTCTGTTGACAGTTCAGACAACTCTATCCGCCATCTATACGATGACTTAGAAGAGAACTTTGAAGATTATGCAGACTACTTTAAAGAAGTTGGTCTACAATTAGAACAAGGCAATGGTTACTTCTACTTCTCTCGTATAGGGGAAGGGAAACAAGCTATAGAACAGAAGTTAGAGAGTTTCTCTAAGTGGCTTGATTATCTTGACTTCCTTAAATGCTATAACCAAGCATTCTCTGCAGGCTATCAATTTCGTAAAGGACATCTGATAGAACAAATCAGTTTGGATATTGAATTGAAGGAGAAAGCCAACCACTTGTTTAAAAAGTATGGCGCAGGCTCAAATCAAGAGATAGTAAACAAGCTACTCCAAGAGATGCAAAACATGGGCTTTGCTGAATGTGTCAATATTCAAGATGAGACTTTTAAGATAACCTCTGCATTCCGTTATGCTGAGGAAATGGTTAACATGATTCAAATAGCTAACGAAGATGAAATACCTGAATAG
- a CDS encoding DUF4738 domain-containing protein, which yields MKQKLFVCILTLLVLLTACKNRGTDFQQQHEDKQAKEMLQGLWTNGENSDPAMLVKGDSIFYPDSASMPVRFWIYQDTIYLQGQSIHGYKIEKQAAHLLKFANQNGDEVKLIKSNDKALYSAFNYHVYAMNTFLEQSQDTVIRTDLGYFQSKVHVQTTSDKVVKSTYNDNGVEVDNIYLDNVASLRLYNHGTPVFAHDFRKQEFQSLIPKTFLSGSILRKMYFTHADAKALYYYVIIGIPDAATTYVIELRVTPDGRMSKKLK from the coding sequence ATGAAACAGAAGTTATTTGTCTGCATATTAACGTTACTGGTTCTTTTAACGGCTTGCAAGAATCGTGGAACTGATTTTCAACAGCAACACGAAGATAAGCAAGCAAAAGAGATGTTACAGGGCTTATGGACCAATGGTGAGAACAGTGATCCTGCCATGTTGGTTAAGGGAGACAGTATTTTCTACCCTGATTCAGCCAGTATGCCTGTACGCTTCTGGATTTATCAAGACACTATCTACCTGCAAGGTCAAAGCATTCATGGCTATAAAATAGAAAAACAAGCTGCTCACCTACTGAAATTTGCCAACCAAAATGGTGATGAAGTAAAGTTGATAAAGAGTAATGATAAAGCACTCTATTCAGCCTTTAACTATCATGTTTACGCTATGAACACCTTCTTGGAGCAATCACAAGATACCGTTATCCGTACAGACTTAGGTTATTTCCAAAGTAAAGTTCATGTACAAACAACCTCCGACAAAGTGGTTAAATCGACTTATAATGATAATGGAGTAGAAGTTGACAACATCTATCTTGATAATGTTGCGTCACTACGATTGTACAATCATGGTACTCCTGTCTTTGCACATGACTTCCGTAAGCAGGAGTTCCAGTCGCTTATCCCTAAGACTTTCCTCTCTGGTAGCATCCTACGTAAGATGTATTTCACGCATGCTGATGCCAAAGCACTCTACTATTATGTTATTATCGGAATCCCTGATGCCGCCACAACATACGTTATCGAACTGAGAGTGACACCTGACGGAAGAATGAGTAAGAAGTTAAAGTAA
- the rfbC gene encoding dTDP-4-dehydrorhamnose 3,5-epimerase has translation MEFIKTEIDGVWIIEPKVFNDDRGYFFESFKQSEFDKNVGYHVDFIQDNESKSSYGVLRGLHYQEGDTAQAKLVRVIKGKVVDVAVDLRKSSPTFGKYVMVELSDKNKRQFFVPRGFAHGFLVLSDEAIFTYKVDNVYSPQTEASLRWNDETVAVKWPIDAKDVILSDKDLNKGLSLKDAKVFE, from the coding sequence ATGGAGTTTATCAAGACAGAAATTGATGGCGTTTGGATTATTGAACCTAAGGTGTTTAATGACGATAGAGGTTATTTCTTTGAATCCTTCAAACAGTCTGAATTCGACAAAAACGTTGGTTATCATGTTGATTTCATACAGGACAACGAGTCTAAATCAAGCTATGGTGTTCTGCGTGGATTACATTACCAAGAGGGCGATACCGCACAGGCTAAGTTAGTGCGTGTCATCAAAGGTAAGGTAGTTGATGTAGCTGTTGACCTTCGCAAGAGCTCACCTACATTCGGAAAGTATGTTATGGTTGAACTGTCTGACAAGAACAAGCGTCAGTTCTTCGTACCACGTGGCTTTGCACATGGCTTCCTCGTTCTTTCTGATGAGGCCATCTTTACTTATAAGGTGGATAATGTTTACTCTCCACAGACTGAAGCAAGCCTTCGTTGGAATGATGAAACGGTAGCTGTTAAGTGGCCTATCGATGCAAAAGATGTCATACTTTCAGACAAAGACCTTAACAAGGGACTGTCTTTGAAGGACGCTAAAGTATTTGAATAA
- a CDS encoding SPOR domain-containing protein, whose protein sequence is MPLPNKILNFASVIKLDRHIEILLLENDCVIVPGLGGFVAHHVSARYDEQDGLFLPPYRTLGFNAQLRMNDSLLVQSYVDAYELSYPEALAQIEKEVDEIYQALDEEGLFELNDLGSLSRNSEGNLEFEPFESGILTPLYYGLSSFNFTKFVAEKQSAPTTIEVKTQKQGVVFVDDSDTANKRLSISMRAVRNVAAAAVFLTAVFLVAFPGSNRQGANDKQQIKSGVLYNIFDSDDTSNASQQLNTLTPTNQVSGVKLQQTTPTITSHYWAIVMASHVTESNARAFVHKLQKSGLSDARVYEGAESIKVLYGYFSSQKEAYEKMKFINKTTDFKEAWVIEIGK, encoded by the coding sequence TTGCCACTTCCAAATAAAATACTTAATTTTGCAAGCGTGATAAAACTTGACCGACATATAGAGATACTTCTGTTGGAGAATGATTGTGTCATTGTCCCAGGCTTAGGTGGCTTTGTTGCCCATCATGTTTCAGCAAGATATGATGAGCAGGATGGCTTGTTTCTGCCACCTTATCGCACACTCGGCTTTAATGCACAGCTGCGAATGAACGACTCTTTGTTGGTACAATCTTATGTTGATGCCTATGAATTAAGCTATCCTGAGGCTTTAGCACAGATAGAAAAAGAGGTTGATGAGATTTATCAAGCATTAGATGAGGAAGGATTATTTGAACTGAATGACCTTGGAAGTCTATCAAGAAATAGTGAAGGTAATTTAGAGTTTGAACCTTTTGAAAGTGGTATTCTTACGCCATTGTATTATGGTTTGAGTAGCTTTAACTTCACTAAGTTTGTTGCTGAGAAGCAGTCTGCACCTACAACGATTGAGGTTAAGACACAGAAGCAGGGTGTTGTCTTTGTTGATGACTCAGATACTGCGAATAAACGTCTTAGTATCAGTATGCGTGCAGTGCGCAATGTAGCTGCTGCAGCAGTCTTCCTTACTGCGGTCTTCCTTGTAGCTTTCCCTGGCTCTAACCGTCAAGGTGCAAATGATAAACAGCAAATAAAGAGCGGAGTTCTTTATAATATCTTCGATTCTGACGATACGTCAAATGCTTCTCAGCAACTAAATACATTAACGCCTACCAATCAAGTGTCAGGTGTTAAGCTGCAGCAGACAACTCCTACTATTACTTCTCATTATTGGGCAATCGTTATGGCAAGCCATGTAACAGAAAGTAATGCACGTGCTTTTGTACATAAATTGCAAAAGAGTGGACTTTCTGATGCGCGTGTCTATGAAGGAGCTGAAAGCATAAAGGTTCTTTATGGCTATTTCTCAAGTCAAAAGGAAGCTTATGAAAAGATGAAGTTTATCAATAAAACTACAGATTTTAAGGAAGCTTGGGTGATAGAAATCGGAAAGTAA
- a CDS encoding FHA domain-containing protein, translating to MKRVRCPKCDNFITFDETKYKSGQRLVFQCPQCSKEFGIRIGVSKLRKTQKEENDASVDEEAENKYGSLHVIENVFHFRQVIPLQMGENVIGRYMKGNPINCPIETVDPSVDMTHCSITVSKNKHGKLQYVLRDGPSYTGTFVDNVILGDRERRVIEGGTLFTIGATSIILHTPDEDKS from the coding sequence ATGAAGCGTGTAAGATGTCCGAAGTGTGATAACTTCATAACTTTTGATGAAACAAAATATAAGTCGGGACAACGTCTTGTTTTCCAGTGTCCTCAGTGTAGTAAGGAGTTTGGAATCCGTATAGGAGTTTCTAAACTTCGTAAGACACAAAAAGAGGAAAACGATGCTTCAGTAGATGAAGAAGCAGAGAACAAGTATGGCTCTCTTCACGTGATTGAAAACGTCTTTCATTTCCGCCAAGTGATTCCTCTACAGATGGGTGAAAATGTCATCGGACGTTATATGAAGGGAAATCCAATTAACTGTCCGATTGAAACGGTTGACCCAAGTGTTGACATGACGCACTGCTCTATTACTGTTAGTAAGAATAAGCATGGTAAATTGCAATATGTGTTGCGTGATGGTCCTTCTTATACAGGTACGTTTGTTGACAATGTGATTCTTGGCGACCGTGAACGTCGTGTTATTGAAGGCGGTACGCTCTTTACGATTGGTGCCACAAGTATTATTCTTCATACTCCAGATGAAGATAAGTCGTGA
- a CDS encoding DUF1573 domain-containing protein, with protein sequence MKKFLLMTVMLVFGLTFAVAQNQAEIKFDKVTYDFGTFSDDNPVHKTTFTFTNVGKAPLVINQIVASCGCTIPSYDKKPIAPGQKGTIDVTYNGTGKFPGHFKKSITVRTNGKVEMTRLYIEGVMTGK encoded by the coding sequence ATGAAAAAGTTCTTATTAATGACAGTGATGTTAGTTTTCGGACTGACATTTGCAGTAGCACAGAATCAGGCAGAAATTAAATTTGATAAGGTAACTTACGACTTCGGTACTTTCTCTGACGACAATCCAGTGCACAAGACAACATTCACTTTCACCAATGTTGGCAAAGCTCCATTAGTGATTAACCAGATTGTTGCAAGTTGTGGTTGTACTATACCAAGCTATGATAAGAAACCGATTGCTCCCGGTCAGAAAGGTACGATTGATGTGACGTATAACGGAACAGGCAAGTTCCCGGGACACTTCAAAAAGAGCATTACCGTACGTACAAATGGAAAAGTAGAAATGACCCGACTATATATAGAGGGTGTCATGACTGGTAAATAA
- the aspS gene encoding aspartate--tRNA ligase, producing MYRTNTCGELRLSDAGKEVTLAGWVQRARKMGGMTFVDLRDRYGITQLVFNEADNADLCGEANKLGREYCIQVKGVVNERQSKNSKIPTGDIEIIAKELKVLSSSETPPFTIEDNTDGGDDLRMKYRYLDLRREAVRKNMELRHRMTILIRNFLDAAQFMEVETPILIGSTPEGARDFVVPSRMNPGQFYALPQSPQTLKQLLMVAGFDRYFQIAKCFRDEDLRADRQPEFTQIDCEMSFVDQDDVINLFEEMARHLFREIRGVELPKLEQMKWHDAMKRYGSDKPDLRFGMEFVELMDDLKGTGSFSVFDEAAYIGGIVVPGCADYSRKQLNELTDFVKRPQVGAQGLVFIKYNADGTIKSSIDKFYTEEQLLKVKETTGAKDGDLVLILSGNNVRKTQVQLCSLRLEMGDRLGLRDKNVFKCLWIVDFPLFEWSDEEQRLMATHHPFTMPNPDDIKLLDEHPEQVRAKAYDFVCNGIEVGGGSLRIHDTQLQEKMFEVLGFTPESAKAQFGFLMNAFKYGAPPHAGLAFGLDRFVSIMAGLDSIRDCIAFPKNNSGRDVMLDAPSFIDQKQLDELEIKLDLKA from the coding sequence ATGTATAGAACAAATACTTGTGGAGAGCTGCGCCTTTCGGATGCAGGCAAGGAAGTGACCCTCGCTGGATGGGTACAGCGCGCACGTAAAATGGGAGGTATGACTTTTGTCGACCTTCGTGACCGCTATGGTATTACCCAGTTAGTTTTCAATGAGGCCGATAATGCAGACCTTTGTGGCGAAGCTAACAAGTTAGGACGTGAATATTGCATTCAAGTTAAGGGTGTTGTTAATGAGCGTCAGAGTAAGAATAGCAAGATTCCTACAGGTGATATAGAGATTATTGCTAAGGAGTTGAAGGTGCTTAGTAGCTCAGAAACTCCTCCTTTCACAATTGAAGATAACACAGACGGTGGTGATGACCTCCGTATGAAATATCGCTATTTAGACCTTCGTCGTGAGGCAGTGCGCAAGAATATGGAATTACGTCACCGCATGACGATTCTTATTCGTAACTTCCTCGATGCTGCACAGTTTATGGAAGTTGAGACACCTATCCTCATTGGTTCAACACCAGAGGGTGCACGCGACTTCGTTGTACCATCACGTATGAACCCAGGTCAGTTCTATGCACTCCCACAGAGTCCACAGACATTGAAGCAGTTGTTGATGGTTGCGGGTTTTGATCGCTACTTCCAGATTGCTAAGTGTTTCCGTGATGAGGACTTACGTGCCGACCGTCAGCCAGAGTTTACACAGATAGATTGCGAGATGTCATTCGTTGATCAGGATGATGTTATCAATCTGTTTGAGGAGATGGCACGTCATCTTTTCCGTGAGATTCGCGGTGTAGAGCTTCCTAAGTTGGAGCAGATGAAGTGGCATGATGCTATGAAGCGTTATGGTTCTGATAAGCCAGACTTGCGTTTCGGCATGGAATTCGTAGAGTTGATGGACGACTTGAAGGGTACAGGTTCATTCTCTGTATTTGATGAGGCTGCTTACATTGGAGGTATTGTTGTTCCTGGTTGTGCTGACTATAGCCGCAAGCAACTTAACGAATTGACCGACTTTGTGAAGCGTCCACAGGTAGGTGCTCAGGGGCTTGTGTTCATTAAGTACAATGCAGATGGTACTATTAAGAGTTCTATTGATAAGTTCTATACAGAGGAGCAGTTGCTAAAAGTTAAGGAAACAACAGGTGCTAAGGATGGCGACCTTGTGTTGATTCTTTCTGGTAACAACGTTAGAAAGACACAAGTTCAGCTCTGTTCTCTGCGTCTTGAGATGGGTGATCGCTTAGGACTTCGCGATAAGAACGTATTTAAGTGTCTTTGGATTGTTGACTTCCCATTGTTCGAATGGAGTGATGAAGAGCAGCGTTTGATGGCTACTCACCATCCATTTACAATGCCTAATCCTGATGATATCAAGTTGTTGGATGAGCATCCAGAGCAGGTTCGAGCAAAGGCATACGACTTTGTTTGCAATGGTATCGAAGTTGGTGGTGGTTCACTTCGTATTCACGATACTCAGTTGCAGGAGAAGATGTTTGAGGTTCTCGGCTTCACACCAGAGAGTGCTAAGGCACAGTTTGGCTTCTTGATGAATGCTTTCAAGTATGGTGCACCACCTCATGCAGGTCTTGCTTTCGGTCTTGATCGCTTTGTAAGTATCATGGCAGGTCTCGATTCAATTCGTGATTGTATCGCATTCCCTAAGAATAATAGTGGACGTGATGTCATGTTGGATGCTCCTTCGTTTATTGATCAGAAGCAGTTGGACGAGTTGGAAATCAAGTTAGATTTGAAGGCATAA
- a CDS encoding winged helix-turn-helix domain-containing protein, with product MTEKKEVKSAPKAAKKAPAKKAPAKKSVVAINAENVGFKAGDVYNALAAEAKALTVAEIAKAANISTDEVYLGIGWLFKEGKVKGENDKVALA from the coding sequence ATGACAGAAAAGAAAGAAGTTAAGTCTGCTCCTAAGGCAGCAAAGAAGGCTCCTGCTAAGAAAGCTCCTGCTAAGAAGTCAGTTGTAGCTATTAATGCAGAGAATGTCGGCTTTAAGGCTGGCGATGTTTACAATGCTCTTGCTGCTGAAGCCAAGGCTTTGACAGTTGCTGAGATTGCTAAGGCTGCTAATATTAGTACTGATGAGGTTTATCTTGGCATTGGTTGGCTCTTTAAAGAGGGCAAAGTTAAAGGTGAAAACGACAAAGTTGCTCTTGCATAA